The following are encoded in a window of Penicillium oxalicum strain HP7-1 chromosome II, whole genome shotgun sequence genomic DNA:
- a CDS encoding putative acetate kinase: MGKYILAVNAGSSSVKVTFYTCENPPQIADAQISGITAPPPTFKYQHGKTKVKEELEEELGTPQDAFKYLLQRCFKDPELSEVASEHDLAYICHRIVHGGEYHEAVEINDDTLHHLEKLEDLAPLHNFSALEIVRLCKKELPSVKSITCFDSAFHQTLPDCVKTYPINQEIAKANGLRKYGFHGISYSFILRSVAQFLGKPQEQTNVIAMHIGSGASMCAIKDGKSVDTTMGLTPLSGLPGATRSGDIDPSLVFHYTSDAGKLSPASTKEMHISTAEEILNKKSGWKALTGTTDFAQIAVEKFPSEAHKLAFDIVVDRMLGYIGNYYLKLGGEVDALVFAGGIGEKSALLRQVLVEKSQCLGFAIEAKANEQGPEDDEVVKDISPASSNGPRVLICQTNEQFEMAYSTMQSCS, from the exons ATGGGGAAGTATATCCTAGCTGTCAATGcgggctcctcctccgtcaAAGTCACTTTTTATACATGCGAAAATCCCCCGCAGATCGCCGACGCTCAAATCTCGGGCATCACAGCACCTCCCCCCACCTTCAAATACCAGCACGGAAAGACCAAAGTGAaagaggagctggaggaggaattgGGCACTCCGCAAGATGCCTTCAAATACCTCCTTCAACGCTGCTTCAAGGATCCCGAGCTATCAGAGGTGGCTAGCGAACATGACCTCGCCTACATCTGCCACCGCATCGTACACGGGGGGGAGTATCACGAGGCCGTGGAGATTAACGACGACACCCTTCACCATCTGGAGAAATTGGAGGATCTGGCTCCGCT tCACAACTTCTCTGCGCTCGAAATTGTACGACTGTGCAAGAAGGAACTGCCCAGCGTCAAAAGTATTACCTGCTTCGACTCGGCCTTTCATCAGACCCTGCCTGACTGCGTCAAGACCTACCCGATCAACCAGGAGATTGCCAAAGCCAATGGACTACGGAAGTATGGATTCCATGGGATCAGCTACTCTTTCATTCTGCGCTCCGTCGCCCAATTTCTAGGGAAACCTCAAGAGCAGACCAACGTGATTGCCATGCACATTGGAAGCGGAGCTTCAATGTGTGCCATTAAAGATGGGAAATCAGTGGATACGAC GATGGGTCTGACTCCCTTATCGGGGCTACCAGGTGCGACTCGCAGCGGCGATATTGATCCTTC CCTCGTGTTTCATTACACAAGCGACGCGGGCAAACTGAGTCCCGCAAGTACCAAGGAAATGCACATTAGCACG GCGGAGGAGATCCTGAACAAAAAGTCCGGATGGAAGGCTCTCACTGGAACCACAGACTTTGCACAGATTGCTGTGGAAAAGTTCCCCTCTGAAGCTCACAAGCTCGCCTTTGATATCGTCGTCGACCGAATGCTGGGATACATTGGCAACTACTACCTGAAATTGGGCGGCGAGGTTGATGCGctggtctttgccggtgGCATCGGCGAGAAAAGTGCCCTTCTTCGGCAAGTCCTGGTGGAAAAGAGTCAGTGCCTCGGCTTTGCCAttgaggccaaggccaatgAACAGGGTCCAGAGGATGACGAGGTGGTCAAGGACATTTCCCCGGCATCCTCCAATGGGCCGCGAGTGCTGATCTGTCAGACAAATGAACAG TTTGAAATGGCTTACTCCACAATGCAATCATGCTCGTGA
- a CDS encoding putative phosphoketolase gives MPGEVIDRPNPGPLPSQLPDEVAQLAITLESKKLDPEIINALLKFRRAASYVAAAMIFLQDNTLLERDLTFEDIKPRLLGHWGTCPGLILVYSHLNYLIRTRDLNMLYVVGPGHGAPAILASLWLEDSLARFYPEYSRNSKGLHRLIANFSTSSGFPSHINAETPGAIHEGGELGYALSVSFGAVMDNPDLIVPCIVGDGEAETGPTATSWHGIKYIDPKESGAVLPILHLNGFKISERTIFGCMDNKELVSLFSGYGYQVRLVEDLEDIDTDLHFSMAWAVDEIQKIQKAARSGQPMVKPRWPMLILRTPKGWSGPKELGGQYIEGSFHSHQVPLPKAKSDQEQLGMLQKWLAGYKPRELFTGSGDITDDIKSVIPQKDHMKLGQRVEAFDKYEAPILPDWKKFCVAQRSQESAMKTIGKLIDEVFVQNPHSVRLFSPDELESNKLDAVFDHTNRNFQWDEFANARGGRVIEVLSEHMCQGFMQGYSLTGRVGIFPSYESFLGIIHTMMVQYAKFIKMARETKWHRAVSSLNYIETSTWARQEHNGFSHQNPSFIGAVLKLKPDAARVYLPPDANTFLSTVHHCLKSKNYINLMVGSKQPTPVYLTAEEAENHCRAGASVWKFCSTDDGLDPDVVLVGIGVEVMFEVIQAAAILRKRAPSLRVRIVNVTDLLILENTGSHPHALSGDAFDNLFTPDRPIHFNYHGYPVDLQGLLFGRPNLDRISIAGYMEEGSTTTPFDMMLVNQTSRYHVARAAIEGGAKRNEKVRIHHQELTSELSHNILETRKYITTNHQDPVGTYDMPEFQ, from the exons ATGCCAGGAGAAGTAATCGATCGACCCAACCCGGGGCCTTTGCCCTCCCAATTGCCAGACGAGGTAGCACAGCTGGCGATCACGCTAGAATCCAAGAAGCTGGACCCGGAGATCATCAATGCTCTGCTCAAGTTTCGCAGAGCCGCATCTTATGTGGCGGCCG CCATGATTTTCCTTCAAGATAACACTCTGCTCGAACGGGATTTGACGTTCGAGGACATTAAGCCTAGATTGTTAG GTCACTGGGGAACATGCCCGGGTCTCATCCTGGTATACTCGCATCTGAATTACTTGATTCGAACTCGCGATCTGAACATGCTCTATGTGGTCGGACCTGGACACGGTGCCCCGGCTATCCTCGCATCCCTCTGGTTGGAAGACTCGCTGGCGAGATTCTACCCCGAGTATAGTCGCAATAGCAAGGGTTTGCATCGCCTGATTGCGAACTTTAGCACATCATCGGGATTCCCCAG CCACATCAATGCCGAGACTCCCGGCGCCATCCACGAGGGCGGCGAGCTTGGTTATGCACTGTCGGTATCATTTGGTGCGGTGATGGATAACCCGGATCTCATCGTGCCTTGCATCGTTGGAGATGGTGAGGCGGAAACGGGTCCCACAGCCAC TTCATGGCATGGAATCAAGTATATTGATCCCAAAGAGTCTGGAGCAGTTCTGCCTATCTTGCATCTCAACGGCTTCAAGATCAGTGAGCGCACCATCTTTGGGTGCATGGATAATAAAGAGCTCGTGAGCTTGTTCAGCGGCTATGGCTACCAAGTCCGCTTGGTTGAAGATTTGGAGGACATCGATACCGACCTACACTTCTCCATGGCATGGGCAGTCGATgagatccagaagatccagaaggCTGCTCGTTCGGGTCAACCGATGGTCAAGCCACGATGGCCCATGCTGATTTTGCGGACACCCAAG GGTTGGTCTGGTCCCAAGGAGCTGGGTGGCCAATACATTGAAGGGTCATTCCATTCTCATCAAGTACCCTtgcccaaggccaagtccGACCAGGAGCAACTGGGCATGCTTCAAAAATGGCTGGCCGGCTACAAGCCCCGAGAATTGTTCACTGGGAGCGGAGACATCACCGACGACATCAAGTCCGTGATTCCTCAAAAGGATCACATGAAGCTTGGTCAGCGCGTTGAGGCCTTTGACAAATACGAAGCTCCCATTCTTCCAGACTGGAAGAAATTCTGTGTGGCTCAGCGCAGTCAGGAAAGCGCCATGAAGACCATCGGGAAGCTGATCGATGAGGTCTTTGTTCAAAACCCTCACAGCGTGCGTCTTTTCAGTCCCGATGAACTAGAGAGCAACAAGTTGGATGCCGTCTTTGATCACACCAATCGAAACTTCCAGTGGGATGAGTTCGCCAACGCCCGTGGGGGTCGAGTGATTGAGGTACTGAGCGAGCACATGTGTCAGGGCTTTATGCAGGGATACTCATTGACGGGACGGGTGGGGATTTTCCCATCCTATGAGAGCTTCCTGGGCATCATCCACACTATGATGGTGCAGTATGCCAAGTTCATCAAAATG GCTCGTGAGACCAAGTGGCACCGTGCTGTCAGCAGTCTCAACTACATCGAGACCAGCACATGGGCTCGTCAAGAGCATAATGGCTTTTCCCACCAGAACCCATCTTTCATCGGAGCGGTCTTGAAACTCAAGCCCGATGCGGCTCGTGTGTATCTGCCACCCGACGCAAACACCTTCTTGTCGACCGTGCACCACTGTCTGAAGTCAAAGAACTACATCAACTTGATGGTTGGCTCCAAGCAGCCCACCCCCGTCTACCTGACggccgaggaagccgagAATCACTGCCGTGCCGGCGCCTCGGTGTGGAAATTCTGCAGTACCGATGACGGACTCGACCCGGACGTGGTCCTGGTCGGTATCGGTGTCGAAGTCATGTTTGAGGTGATCCAAGCGGCGGCAATTCTGCGAAAGCGGGCTCCCTCATTGCGCGTGCGAATTGTCAACGTGACGGACCTGCTCATCCTGGAAAACACGGGCTCCCACCCACACGCGCTTTCGGGGGATGCATTCGACAACTTGTTCACCCCGGACCGACCCATCCACTTCAACTACCACGGTTATCCAGTGGATCTACAGGGATTGCTCTTTGGCCGTCCCAATCTCGACCGAATTTCCATTGCTGGCTATATGGAGGAGGGCAGTACCACGACCCCTTTCGACATGATGCTGGTGAACCAGACATCTCGCTACCACGTTGCACGGGCAGCGATTGAAGGGGGCGCCAAGCGCAACGAGAAAGTCCGCATCCACCATCAGGAATTGACGTCTGAGCTGAGTCACAACATCTTGGAGACGAGAAAGTATATCACTACCAATCACCAAG ATCCGGTGGGCACTTATGACATGCCCGAGTTTCAATAA